The segment CGACATCGACGAACTGAGACGTCTTTGTCAGTGGTTCAATGAACCGGCAGCTCTTTACCTGCGGACAAACTCATTGAAGACAAGTCGTGAGGAACTGCTCGACCTGTTTGCTAAAGAATCCGTAGAAGCGAGTGCGGGTGAGGCCCCATTCAGTATTCGGTTGGATAAATCTTATCCCGTGAAAAACCTGCCTGGTTTTGAAGAAGGTCTCTTTACAGTTCAGGACGACACCCCCCAACAGGTCTGCTCAGCACTCGCTCCTCAACCTGAGGAAGAAGTCTGGGATATGTGTGCCGCACCGGGCACCAAATCGACCTGTTTGGCGGAAATGATGCAAAACAAAGGTCTGCTGCTGGCGACCGATATCAACCCGACACGTATCAAACGTATCCGTGAAAATGCGGACCGATTGAATCTGGACATCATAAAAACAGAGATTCTCCGTGAACGTCCCCCTTACACGATTAAGGGAACGTTCGACGCGATCCTGATCGATGCTCCCTGTTCCAATACTGGTGTGTTGGGTAAACGGTCGGAAGCACGCTGGCGATTGAGAAAAGAGGACATCACCGAGTTGGCGCACTTACAGCGACACTTGCTGGAGTCTGCACTTTCTTTCCTGAAGCCAAACGGAAGAATCGTTTATTCGACTTGCAGTATTGAACCGGAAGAGAATGAAGAGCGAATCAAAAGCTTCCTGCAGGGGCATCGCGAGTTTGAATTGAAGCAGGAAAAACGATTCATCCCGGGCCAACCTGCTGACGGTGGATATTTCGCGTTACTCGTTCGCTGAGAAGCGTTCCGTCTACTGTCGTTGCTGTTGGGCCTTGTCCAAGGTGATCCGCGATTGCCAATCAGGGCTTTGTGGCCCCGGGCTCTTTGATCCGTTGGGGCTGGACTCTTGCGGAGGTGCGGCATATGGCTGCGCGGATCGCACTGGTCCCGAAGAAGGTGGCACGCGCAATTGCTGTTGATGGCGATACCGTAATCGCATTTGTTCCTGTTGCTGGAACGCCTGCATTGTGGGTCGGTAATTCGGATCCTGGATGGTGTGACTTACCATCTGCAAGCCTGACGACTGTTGGGGCGAAAGAACAACTTCGGACGGGATTTTGCGGAACGAATTCACCATTCGATCGGTACCGTTCTCCACACCGTTCAACAGGTTCTCGTCCAGAACCTGCACGACGATTCTCTGGCCGAACCGGTAGACTTCCCAGACACCATACTGAGTACCATCAATTCCGCTATGCAGTAAATGAGTTCCCGGCAACTGGTTCCGGCCCATTGACGACGCAAGTAGGTGATCGAGATCGAGACCGCGATGCTGAACCCAATCGACAGTACGGTTGATTCGCTGCATGTTTCCGAGTGAGGTCACGCTGTAGTCACCAATCGACGTCATCGGCAAGTCAACGGCATGAACCCCTTCGGAGATCCAGCCACTACTGTTGCTACGCACATTTTGATCGAAACGCTCAACCGAATTCAAAACCTGAACCTTCTGGCTCGATAACGGTGCGATGATGTCATCGAATAACTTGATCACGTTCCAATCGGAAACGGCGATCATATTATAAGCGATGTTATTCAGGTCGAGGCGACTGGAAGGTCGGTTGATCGAGACGGGCAGATAGGGATACGGTTTTTTCTCAACGTAGTTCAATCCGTTCCACGCATTAAGGTTGAGCTGTTCCCAGTACAAAGGCTCCTTTCGCACCGCTGGTACGAATTGCCCTGTATGGGCCACTGGCTGCATTATCGAGGATTGGCTGGAACCAGATTCATAAATCTGTCGCAACGGAATCCCATCAAAATCGTGAGGGTCCGTTTCCATTCCGATCATATCGAGGATAGTCGGAGTCAAGTCGGTTAACCGGCTCGGCTCTTCAATACGAGCCCCCCGCCGGACATTCGGGCCCGAGACGAAAAACGAAGCGCGGGTTGCGTCCGCAAAGGGATAACCATGCATCGTTCCCGTCGACCCCTGCTGTCCAAAGTACCATCCGCGGCGTGCTGTCACGACCAAGTCCGGTGCATACTCAGGTTCCCGGTATTCCAGGTTTTTCTGCCAGAGCATATGTCGGGTCAATGTGACGACCGCATCGGGATACGTTGTGTCCGCAGTTAGTCTGAGCCAGTCTCGTTCTGTTTGGTAACGATTTAAATCTTGTGGCGTAATCGTCTGGGATAATCCCAGCGGGTCGGTAATCGGAGCCGACACCTGACGGAATTTCACAAAACCTTCGCTGGTCGGTTGGACGTCAGTCACCACCTGATAACGATAGGCCCACTTTTGATTCTCCAGGCGTTTTCGATGAATGACCGCCTGCCCACGATCAACAGTGCTGATGAGAATCGAGCTTTCATCCAATCTCATCATCACCAAGTCAATCGGATGCACCTGTCGTCCCTGCTCGTCTGTCGTTCGCGAAGAAAGAATCGCGTTGATCAGGTTAACAGGCTGCTGTCCCTGTTT is part of the Polystyrenella longa genome and harbors:
- the rsmB gene encoding 16S rRNA (cytosine(967)-C(5))-methyltransferase RsmB, encoding MKPRPESFEPRENRRRPFKQRPEQRPPQKSEFRSRPPEEYVPTPKSSRQLAFFLLQDGDLLCERKRTAQPKQFATERLESAFTEYSLSPEERRLSQELLNGTLRRKGTLDMILSACCERPLSEIELELVWLMRIGAYQMVFLDSIPDHAAVNETVDVARWFGKPRWCNFLNANLRSVSRLLEEAGDEKLVTHLLPTRNNQVRNLGKPIFTDPDVDPYRHLSETCSFPLWLLKRWKQHNDIDELRRLCQWFNEPAALYLRTNSLKTSREELLDLFAKESVEASAGEAPFSIRLDKSYPVKNLPGFEEGLFTVQDDTPQQVCSALAPQPEEEVWDMCAAPGTKSTCLAEMMQNKGLLLATDINPTRIKRIRENADRLNLDIIKTEILRERPPYTIKGTFDAILIDAPCSNTGVLGKRSEARWRLRKEDITELAHLQRHLLESALSFLKPNGRIVYSTCSIEPEENEERIKSFLQGHREFELKQEKRFIPGQPADGGYFALLVR